One Nocardioides luti DNA window includes the following coding sequences:
- a CDS encoding vWA domain-containing protein, with translation MVRSGLLDRHIAFLEALRGAGLSVSLAEDLDAIAALTAVDWSERGTIHDAYAATLVKKHAQRPTFDTLFDLYFPRLVGEGATSLGDEAGEDADDETVRDNAQALADFRAELLEAMVAGDEETLARLAVEAVARFGAMPGRGPGLSSWSAYTALQRVSPADLTEQIVAALLAEGRVDGEAQRSAGRRVGGFTRRVEDDARRRIAEEKGPDHVANVAVRPTIDRLDFMAARRSDVEEMRREIYPLARRLATRLTQEHHARRRGPLDFRRTVRASISTGGVPLVTHHKPKRPHRTELVVLCDVSGSVANFAQFTLLLVFALRDQFQKVRAFTFIDHVHEVTEHFRPGADVADVMADLAASTSHAALWGRTNYGRAFTKFQENHADAVGPKSSLLILGDARSNYSDLALDVLRDLAGAARHSWWLNPEHTRHWDTGDSAATAYGDVVPMVECRNLTQLGEFVHDIL, from the coding sequence GTGGTGCGCTCCGGGCTGCTCGACCGCCACATCGCCTTCCTGGAGGCGCTGCGCGGCGCCGGGCTGTCGGTCTCGCTGGCCGAGGACCTCGACGCGATCGCCGCGCTGACGGCGGTCGACTGGAGCGAGCGCGGCACCATCCACGACGCGTACGCCGCCACGCTGGTCAAGAAGCACGCCCAGCGACCGACCTTCGACACGCTGTTCGACCTCTACTTCCCGCGCCTGGTCGGCGAGGGGGCGACCTCGCTCGGGGACGAGGCCGGCGAGGACGCCGACGACGAGACCGTCCGCGACAACGCCCAGGCCCTCGCCGACTTCCGGGCCGAGCTGCTCGAGGCGATGGTCGCGGGCGACGAGGAGACGCTGGCGCGGCTGGCCGTCGAGGCGGTCGCCCGCTTCGGCGCGATGCCGGGTCGTGGGCCGGGTCTGTCCAGCTGGTCGGCGTACACCGCCCTCCAGCGGGTCTCGCCCGCCGACCTCACCGAGCAGATCGTGGCCGCCCTGCTCGCCGAGGGTCGCGTCGACGGCGAGGCGCAGCGCTCCGCGGGTCGTCGCGTCGGCGGCTTCACCCGCCGCGTCGAGGACGACGCGCGCCGCCGGATCGCCGAGGAGAAGGGGCCCGACCACGTCGCGAACGTCGCGGTCCGCCCGACCATCGACCGGCTCGACTTCATGGCCGCGCGGCGCTCCGACGTGGAGGAGATGCGGCGCGAGATCTACCCGCTGGCCCGCCGCCTCGCGACCCGGCTGACGCAGGAGCACCATGCCCGCCGTCGCGGCCCGCTCGACTTCCGGCGTACCGTCCGCGCCTCGATCTCCACCGGCGGCGTCCCCCTCGTCACCCACCACAAGCCGAAGCGGCCGCACCGCACCGAGCTCGTCGTGCTGTGCGACGTCAGCGGCTCGGTCGCGAACTTTGCGCAGTTCACGCTGCTGCTCGTCTTCGCGCTGCGCGACCAGTTCCAGAAGGTCCGCGCCTTCACCTTCATCGACCATGTCCACGAGGTGACCGAGCACTTCCGGCCGGGCGCCGACGTCGCGGACGTGATGGCCGACCTCGCTGCCAGCACCTCGCACGCGGCGCTGTGGGGCCGGACGAACTACGGGCGCGCGTTCACGAAGTTCCAGGAGAACCACGCCGACGCGGTCGGCCCGAAGTCCTCGCTACTGATCCTCGGCGACGCCCGGTCGAACTACAGCGACCTCGCCCTCGACGTCCTGCGGGACCTGGCCGGCGCGGCGCGCCACAGCTGGTGGCTCAACCCCGAGCACACCCGCCACTGGGACACCGGTGACTCCGCGGCCACGGCGTACGGCGACGTCGTCCCCATGGTCGAGTGCCGCAACCTCACCCAGCTCGGGGAGTTCGTGCACGACATCCTCTAG
- a CDS encoding AAA family ATPase, translating to MTWFSSPSDVTTRLAEVGYLADAATSTTAFLAGALEKPLLVEGPAGVGKTELAKAVAAATGAELVRLQCYEGLDEARALYEWNYKKQLLRIQASQGDDQTWSETHDDIFTDEFLLTRPLLTAIRREEPTVLLIDEVDKTDVEVEGLLLEVLSDFQVTIPELGTVVAVRRPFVVLTSNATRELSEAVKRRCLYLHLEYPDAEREREIVTSQVPGLEDKVAGQLVATVARLRELELKKAPSIAESVDWARTLIALEIGDLDEKAIADTLGVILKHSSDQERAIKELRLRA from the coding sequence GTGACCTGGTTCTCCTCCCCGTCCGACGTGACCACCCGCCTGGCCGAGGTCGGCTACCTCGCCGACGCGGCCACGTCCACGACCGCGTTCCTCGCCGGTGCGCTCGAGAAGCCACTGCTGGTGGAGGGCCCGGCCGGCGTCGGCAAGACCGAGCTGGCCAAGGCGGTCGCGGCCGCGACGGGCGCCGAGCTGGTGCGGCTGCAGTGCTACGAGGGCCTCGACGAGGCCCGGGCGCTCTACGAGTGGAACTACAAGAAGCAGCTGCTGCGCATCCAGGCCTCGCAGGGCGACGACCAGACCTGGTCGGAGACCCACGACGACATCTTCACCGACGAGTTCCTGCTGACGCGGCCGCTGCTCACCGCCATCCGGCGCGAGGAGCCCACCGTGCTGCTCATCGACGAGGTCGACAAGACTGACGTCGAGGTCGAGGGCCTGCTGCTGGAGGTGCTCTCCGACTTCCAGGTCACGATCCCCGAGCTGGGCACGGTCGTCGCCGTACGCCGTCCCTTCGTCGTGCTCACCTCGAACGCCACCCGCGAGCTGTCCGAGGCGGTCAAGCGCCGCTGCCTGTACCTCCACCTGGAGTACCCCGACGCCGAGCGCGAGCGCGAGATCGTCACCTCGCAGGTGCCCGGCCTGGAGGACAAGGTGGCCGGCCAGCTGGTCGCCACCGTCGCGCGGCTGCGCGAGCTCGAGCTCAAGAAGGCCCCGTCGATCGCGGAGTCCGTCGACTGGGCCCGCACCCTGATCGCGCTCGAGATCGGCGACCTGGACGAGAAGGCGATCGCGGACACCCTCGGCGTCATCCTCAAGCACTCCTCCGACCAGGAGCGTGCGATCAAGGAACTCCGGCTGCGGGCCTGA
- a CDS encoding crotonase/enoyl-CoA hydratase family protein, producing the protein MSVRVEVDGSVTTVVLDRPHARNAVDGPTAAALAEAFRAFDADDSQAVAVLYGEGGTFCAGADLKAVGGPDGNRVAEDGDGPMGPTRLRLSKPVIAAIEGHAVAGGLELATWCDLRVAAEDAVLGVFCRRWGVPLIDGGTVRLPRLIGTSRAMDLVLTGRPVDAAEAERIGLVNRVVAPGSARAEAEALARTLAAYPQTCLREDRLSLLEQGGLAEADALRGEYHHGLTSLAAGALDGAARFASGEGRHGVF; encoded by the coding sequence ATGAGCGTGCGGGTCGAGGTCGACGGCTCGGTCACGACCGTCGTGCTCGACCGGCCGCACGCCCGCAACGCCGTGGACGGCCCGACCGCGGCCGCCCTCGCCGAGGCCTTCCGGGCCTTCGACGCGGACGACAGCCAGGCCGTCGCCGTGCTGTACGGCGAGGGCGGGACGTTCTGCGCCGGCGCCGACCTCAAGGCGGTCGGGGGACCCGACGGCAACCGGGTGGCCGAGGACGGCGACGGCCCGATGGGGCCGACCCGGCTGCGGCTCTCCAAGCCGGTGATCGCCGCGATCGAGGGTCACGCCGTCGCCGGCGGCCTCGAGCTGGCCACGTGGTGCGACCTGCGGGTGGCCGCCGAGGACGCCGTCCTCGGGGTGTTCTGCCGGCGCTGGGGCGTCCCGCTCATCGACGGCGGCACGGTGCGGCTGCCGCGGCTGATCGGCACCAGCCGGGCGATGGACCTGGTCCTCACCGGCCGCCCGGTGGACGCGGCCGAGGCCGAGCGGATCGGCCTGGTCAACCGGGTCGTCGCCCCGGGCTCGGCCCGCGCCGAGGCCGAGGCGCTCGCGCGGACGCTCGCGGCGTACCCCCAGACCTGCCTGCGCGAGGACCGGCTCTCCCTCCTCGAGCAGGGCGGCCTGGCCGAGGCCGACGCCCTGCGCGGGGAGTACCACCACGGCCTCACCTCGCTCGCCGCCGGCGCCCTGGACGGTGCGGCCCGGTTCGCGTCCGGCGAGGGGCGGCACGGGGTGTTCTGA
- a CDS encoding gamma carbonic anhydrase family protein: MNLFEFEGKRPVVHPDAFVAPTATLIGDVTVEAGASIWYGAVLRADICTIVVRAGSNIQDNSVLHAGPGDTLTVGPDATVGHGCVVHCAEVGEKALVGNGSTLLDHAKVGAGTLVAAGSVLTPGTELPPGVVAAGIPCKPTKPIAGTSSEFWVETNPPYYQELAQRHAAGAPRVEAGA; this comes from the coding sequence GTGAACCTCTTCGAGTTCGAGGGCAAGCGCCCCGTCGTCCACCCCGACGCCTTCGTCGCACCCACCGCGACCCTGATCGGCGACGTGACCGTCGAGGCGGGGGCGAGCATCTGGTACGGCGCCGTCCTGCGCGCGGACATCTGCACGATCGTGGTCCGCGCGGGCTCGAACATCCAGGACAACTCGGTCCTGCACGCCGGTCCCGGCGACACCCTGACGGTCGGGCCGGACGCCACCGTCGGCCACGGATGCGTCGTCCACTGTGCCGAGGTGGGGGAGAAGGCGCTGGTCGGCAACGGCAGCACGCTGCTCGACCACGCGAAGGTCGGCGCCGGCACCCTGGTCGCCGCCGGCTCGGTCCTCACCCCCGGCACCGAGCTGCCGCCGGGCGTCGTGGCGGCCGGCATCCCCTGCAAGCCGACCAAGCCGATCGCCGGCACGTCGTCGGAGTTCTGGGTCGAGACCAACCCGCCGTACTACCAGGAGCTCGCGCAGCGGCACGCCGCCGGAGCACCGCGCGTCGAGGCCGGCGCATGA
- a CDS encoding alpha-hydroxy acid oxidase — MKRQLPTRRDLAPLLQFKKPSLSPKERRLASALTIDDLRRIAKRRTPKPAFDYTDGAADGEISLARAREAFGDVQFNPAILRDVSHVDTSREVLGKRVALPFGIAPTGFTRMMQAEGEIAGATAAQAAGIPFSLSTMGTTSIEDVAAATPGGRNWFQLYMWKDRDRSMALVDRAAKAGFDTLLVTVDVPVAGARLRDVRNGMTIPPTLTPRTVANAIPRPAWWINFLTTEPLAFASLDAWSGTVADLLDTMFDPTVTYDDLAWIRDQWPGKVAVKGVQSVDDARRLADAGVDAIILSNHGGRQLDRAPVPFHLLPQVVKEVGSDLEVHLDTGIMSGQDIVAALAHGAHFTLIGRAYLYGLMAGGREGVDRTIEILQGQVERTMRLLGVSTLDELEPAHVTQLARLAPRPLG, encoded by the coding sequence ATGAAGCGGCAGCTGCCCACGAGGCGCGACCTGGCACCCCTCCTGCAGTTCAAGAAGCCCAGCCTGTCCCCGAAGGAGCGGCGCCTCGCGAGCGCGCTGACCATCGACGACCTGCGCCGGATCGCCAAGCGGCGGACCCCGAAGCCGGCCTTCGACTACACCGACGGCGCCGCCGACGGCGAGATCTCGCTCGCCCGGGCCCGCGAGGCCTTCGGCGACGTGCAGTTCAACCCCGCGATCCTGCGCGACGTCTCGCACGTGGACACCAGCCGCGAGGTCCTCGGCAAGCGGGTGGCGCTGCCGTTCGGCATCGCGCCCACGGGCTTCACCCGGATGATGCAGGCCGAGGGTGAGATCGCCGGCGCGACCGCCGCCCAGGCCGCGGGCATCCCGTTCTCCCTGTCGACGATGGGCACCACCTCGATCGAGGACGTCGCCGCGGCCACCCCGGGCGGCCGCAACTGGTTCCAGCTGTACATGTGGAAGGACCGCGACCGCTCGATGGCGCTGGTCGACCGCGCCGCGAAGGCCGGCTTCGACACGCTGCTCGTCACGGTCGACGTGCCCGTCGCCGGCGCGCGCCTGCGCGACGTCCGCAACGGCATGACGATCCCGCCCACCCTGACCCCGCGCACCGTCGCGAACGCGATCCCGCGGCCGGCCTGGTGGATCAACTTCCTGACCACCGAGCCGCTGGCCTTCGCCTCGCTCGACGCCTGGTCCGGCACCGTCGCCGACCTGCTGGACACGATGTTCGACCCGACCGTGACCTACGACGACCTCGCCTGGATCCGTGACCAGTGGCCCGGCAAGGTCGCGGTCAAGGGCGTGCAGAGCGTCGACGACGCCCGCCGCCTCGCCGACGCCGGCGTCGACGCGATCATCCTGTCCAACCACGGTGGCCGCCAGCTCGACCGCGCGCCCGTGCCGTTCCACCTGCTGCCGCAGGTCGTGAAGGAGGTCGGCTCCGACCTCGAGGTGCACCTCGACACCGGCATCATGTCCGGCCAGGACATCGTGGCCGCGCTCGCGCACGGCGCCCACTTCACGCTGATCGGCCGGGCCTACCTCTACGGCCTGATGGCCGGCGGCCGCGAGGGTGTCGACCGCACGATCGAGATCCTCCAGGGCCAGGTCGAGCGGACAATGCGCCTGCTCGGCGTCTCCACCCTCGACGAGCTCGAGCCCGCCCACGTCACCCAGCTCGCCCGGCTGGCCCCGCGCCCGCTGGGCTGA
- a CDS encoding rhamnulokinase, whose amino-acid sequence MTGSVRVVAVDLGATSGRVTVAVVGPETLELTEVHRFPNGAVEVEGSLHWDVRALHREILEGLRRAAAGGPVDGIGIDSWAVDHGLLDAGERLLGDPFSYRDSRTDGVAARVLDTVDAAELYALTGVQQLPFNTIYQLVAAAGTPALEQASTMLLLPDLLGFWLTGEIGAEATNASTTGLYDVRSRTWATGLAERVGLPSAILPPLREAGDRVGTLLPDVAASVGLPQDVPVVAVGSHDTASAVVAVPAEHAHPAYLSSGTWSLVGLELDEPVLTEAARRADFTNEGGVDGTVRFLKNVMGLWVLSEALRGWALDGVPGTDLPAVLAAAAAAEPLRTVVDINDASLLPPGTGPTHGMPARLAALARAAGEPVPETPGQVARCVLDSLAVAYRRHLHEAAGLAGVTVDVLHVVGGGSRNDLLCQLTADACGVPVLAGPAEASTLGNVLVQARTLGVDLPDLAAMRALVRRTHPLRRFEPTGEASVWRDVVQRLSKI is encoded by the coding sequence ATGACCGGATCCGTGCGGGTGGTGGCGGTCGACCTCGGGGCGACCTCGGGCCGGGTGACGGTCGCCGTGGTCGGCCCGGAGACGCTCGAGCTGACCGAGGTGCACCGCTTCCCCAACGGCGCGGTCGAGGTCGAGGGTTCGCTGCACTGGGACGTGCGGGCTCTGCATCGCGAGATCCTGGAGGGGCTGCGCCGGGCCGCGGCCGGGGGTCCGGTCGACGGCATCGGCATCGACTCCTGGGCGGTCGACCACGGCCTGCTGGACGCAGGGGAGCGGCTGCTCGGCGACCCGTTCTCCTACCGCGACTCCCGCACCGACGGGGTCGCGGCGCGGGTGCTCGACACCGTCGACGCTGCCGAGCTGTATGCCCTCACCGGGGTCCAGCAGCTGCCGTTCAACACGATCTACCAGCTGGTCGCCGCCGCCGGCACCCCCGCGCTCGAGCAGGCGTCGACGATGCTGCTGCTGCCCGACCTGCTGGGCTTCTGGCTCACCGGCGAGATCGGCGCCGAGGCGACCAACGCCTCCACGACGGGCCTGTACGACGTCCGCTCGCGCACCTGGGCGACCGGGCTCGCCGAGCGGGTCGGCCTCCCGTCCGCGATCCTCCCGCCGCTGCGGGAGGCGGGCGACCGGGTGGGCACCCTGCTGCCCGACGTGGCCGCCTCGGTCGGCCTGCCGCAGGACGTCCCCGTGGTCGCGGTCGGCTCACACGACACGGCCTCCGCGGTCGTCGCCGTGCCGGCCGAGCACGCGCACCCGGCGTACCTCTCCAGCGGCACGTGGTCGCTGGTCGGTCTCGAGCTCGACGAGCCGGTGCTGACCGAGGCCGCGCGGCGGGCCGACTTCACCAACGAGGGCGGCGTCGACGGCACGGTCCGCTTCCTCAAGAACGTGATGGGCTTGTGGGTCCTCTCGGAGGCGCTGCGCGGCTGGGCGCTCGACGGCGTGCCGGGCACCGACCTGCCCGCCGTGCTCGCCGCCGCGGCCGCCGCGGAGCCGCTGCGCACGGTGGTCGACATCAACGACGCCTCCCTGCTGCCGCCCGGGACGGGGCCGACGCACGGCATGCCCGCGCGCCTGGCCGCCCTCGCGCGGGCGGCGGGCGAGCCGGTGCCGGAGACGCCCGGCCAGGTCGCGCGCTGCGTGCTCGACAGCCTCGCGGTGGCCTACCGCCGCCACCTGCACGAGGCCGCCGGGCTCGCCGGGGTCACCGTCGACGTGCTGCACGTCGTCGGCGGCGGCTCGCGCAACGACCTCCTGTGCCAGCTCACGGCCGACGCCTGCGGGGTGCCGGTGCTCGCCGGTCCCGCTGAGGCCTCCACGCTGGGCAACGTGCTGGTGCAGGCCCGCACCCTCGGCGTCGACCTGCCGGACCTGGCCGCGATGCGGGCGCTGGTGCGGCGTACCCACCCCCTACGCCGCTTCGAGCCCACCGGCGAGGCGTCGGTGTGGCGAGACGTGGTACAACGTTTGAGCAAGATCTGA
- a CDS encoding bifunctional aldolase/short-chain dehydrogenase has product MTTPHSTAAELIARSNRLGQDPKNTNYAGGNTSAKGTETDPVTGQPVELLWVKGSGGDLGTLQESGLAVLRLDRMRALVDVYPGLEREDEMVAALDYCLHGKGGAAPSIDTAMHGLVDAAHVDHLHPDSGIAIATAADGPELTATIFGERVVWVPWRRPGFQLGLDIAAIKAENPQAVGCVLGGHGITAWGDTSEEAERASLWIIDTAAAYIAEHSRPEPFGPPLEGYAALPADQRRERAARLGATIRGIASQDRPMVGHFTDSDVVLDFLASAEHPRLAALGTSCPDHFLRTKVKPMVLDLPASATVEESLARLQELAVAYREDYQAYYDRHAVADSPAIRGADPLIVLVPGVGMFSFGKDKQTARVAGEFYVNAINVMRGAEGLSTYAPIDEAEKFRIEYWALEEAKLQRMQAPKPLATRIALVTGAAGGIGKATAKRLAAEGACVVVADLDLAKAQAAAAEIGGPDVAVGVAADVSDEAAVAAMVDAAVLAFGGLDLVVNNAGLSLSKSLLDTTAADWDLQHNVMAKGSFLVSKAAARVLIDQQLGGDIVYISSKNAIFAGPNNIAYSATKADQAHQVRLLAAELGEHGVKVNGVNPDGVVQGSGIFASGWGANRAAVYGVEEKDLGKFYAQRTILKREVLPENIANAVFALCGPDMSHTTGLHIPVDAGVAAAFLR; this is encoded by the coding sequence GTGACCACCCCCCACTCCACGGCGGCCGAGCTGATCGCCCGGTCCAACCGGCTCGGCCAGGACCCGAAGAACACCAACTACGCCGGCGGCAACACCTCCGCGAAGGGCACCGAGACCGACCCCGTCACCGGCCAGCCGGTCGAGCTGCTCTGGGTCAAGGGCTCCGGCGGCGACCTCGGCACGCTGCAGGAGTCCGGCCTGGCCGTGCTGCGCCTCGACCGGATGCGCGCGCTCGTCGACGTCTACCCCGGCCTCGAGCGCGAGGACGAGATGGTCGCGGCATTGGACTACTGCCTGCACGGCAAGGGCGGCGCCGCGCCGTCGATCGACACGGCCATGCATGGCCTCGTCGACGCCGCGCACGTCGACCACCTGCACCCCGACTCCGGCATCGCGATCGCGACGGCCGCGGACGGTCCCGAGCTGACCGCCACGATCTTCGGCGAGCGCGTGGTCTGGGTCCCGTGGCGCCGCCCCGGCTTCCAGCTCGGCCTCGACATCGCCGCGATCAAGGCGGAGAACCCGCAGGCGGTCGGCTGCGTCCTCGGCGGCCACGGCATCACCGCCTGGGGCGACACCAGCGAGGAGGCCGAGCGGGCCTCGCTCTGGATCATCGACACCGCTGCGGCGTACATCGCCGAGCACTCCCGGCCCGAGCCGTTCGGCCCGCCGCTGGAGGGGTACGCCGCCCTGCCGGCCGACCAGCGCCGGGAGAGGGCCGCGCGGCTGGGCGCGACGATCCGCGGGATCGCCTCGCAGGACCGGCCGATGGTCGGCCACTTCACCGACTCCGACGTGGTCCTGGACTTCCTGGCCTCGGCCGAGCACCCGCGGCTGGCGGCGCTCGGCACCTCGTGCCCGGACCACTTCCTGCGCACGAAGGTCAAGCCGATGGTGCTCGACCTGCCGGCCTCCGCGACGGTCGAGGAGTCCCTGGCGCGCCTGCAGGAGCTCGCCGTCGCCTACCGCGAGGACTACCAGGCCTACTACGACCGCCACGCCGTCGCGGACTCGCCGGCGATCCGCGGCGCGGACCCGCTCATCGTGCTGGTGCCGGGCGTGGGGATGTTCAGCTTCGGCAAGGACAAGCAGACCGCCCGCGTCGCCGGCGAGTTCTACGTCAACGCGATCAACGTGATGCGCGGGGCCGAGGGGCTGTCGACGTACGCCCCCATCGACGAGGCGGAGAAGTTCCGCATCGAGTACTGGGCGCTCGAGGAGGCCAAGCTCCAGCGGATGCAGGCGCCCAAGCCGCTCGCCACCCGGATCGCGCTCGTGACCGGTGCCGCCGGCGGCATCGGCAAGGCGACCGCCAAGCGGCTCGCGGCCGAGGGGGCCTGCGTCGTCGTCGCGGACCTCGACCTCGCCAAGGCGCAGGCCGCCGCGGCCGAGATCGGCGGCCCGGACGTGGCCGTCGGCGTGGCCGCGGACGTCAGCGACGAGGCTGCCGTGGCGGCGATGGTCGACGCGGCCGTGCTCGCCTTCGGCGGTCTCGACCTGGTCGTGAACAACGCCGGGCTGTCGCTGTCGAAGTCGCTCCTCGACACCACGGCCGCGGACTGGGACCTCCAGCACAACGTGATGGCCAAGGGCTCCTTCCTCGTCTCCAAGGCCGCGGCGCGGGTGCTGATCGACCAGCAGCTCGGCGGCGACATCGTCTACATCTCCTCGAAGAACGCGATCTTCGCGGGCCCGAACAACATCGCCTACTCCGCGACCAAGGCCGACCAGGCCCACCAGGTCCGGCTGCTGGCGGCCGAGCTCGGCGAGCACGGCGTCAAGGTCAACGGCGTGAACCCGGACGGCGTCGTCCAGGGGTCCGGCATCTTCGCCAGCGGCTGGGGCGCGAACCGCGCCGCGGTGTACGGCGTGGAGGAGAAGGACCTCGGCAAGTTCTACGCCCAGCGCACGATCCTCAAGCGCGAGGTGCTGCCGGAGAACATCGCCAACGCTGTCTTCGCCCTGTGCGGCCCGGACATGAGCCACACCACCGGCCTGCACATCCCCGTCGACGCAGGCGTGGCGGCAGCGTTCCTGCGATGA
- the rhaI gene encoding L-rhamnose isomerase, with the protein MTSTTRFGEIAPLLEGQAIEVPSWAYGNSGTRFKVFGSAGTPRTVEEKIADAATVHRFTGLAPLVSLHIPWDLVDDFAALRRYAEDLGVGLGTINSNTFQDDDYKLGALTHTDPRVRRKAVDHHLACIDVMRATGSRDLKIWLAEGTNYPGQGDMRGRQDRLAESLRTIYDALDEDQRLVLEYKFFEPAFYHTDVPDWGTSYVQVAALGERAMVCLDTGHHAPGTNIEFIVAQLLRLGKLGSFDFNSRFYADDDLIVGAADPFQLFRIMVEVIRGGGFGPANPDGQSQVAFMLDQCHNIEDKIPGQIRSVLNVQEMTARALLLDTDALRAAQEAGDVLGANEVLMDAFYTDVRADLAAWREERGLAGNPLRAYLASGYQQQIEADRVGGTQAGWN; encoded by the coding sequence ATGACCAGCACCACCCGCTTCGGCGAGATCGCCCCGCTCCTGGAGGGCCAGGCCATCGAGGTTCCCTCCTGGGCCTACGGCAACTCGGGCACCCGCTTCAAGGTGTTCGGCTCGGCCGGCACGCCGCGCACCGTCGAGGAGAAGATCGCGGACGCGGCCACGGTGCACCGGTTCACCGGGCTGGCGCCGCTGGTGTCCCTTCACATCCCGTGGGACCTCGTCGACGACTTCGCCGCGCTGCGGAGGTACGCCGAGGACCTCGGCGTCGGCCTCGGGACGATCAACAGCAACACCTTCCAGGACGACGACTACAAGCTCGGCGCCCTGACGCACACCGACCCGCGAGTCCGGCGCAAGGCGGTCGACCACCACCTCGCGTGCATCGACGTGATGCGGGCGACGGGGTCGCGCGACCTCAAGATCTGGCTGGCGGAGGGCACCAACTACCCCGGCCAGGGCGACATGCGCGGCCGCCAGGACCGGCTGGCCGAGAGCCTGCGGACGATCTACGACGCCCTCGACGAGGACCAGCGGCTGGTGCTCGAGTACAAGTTCTTCGAGCCGGCGTTCTACCACACCGACGTCCCGGACTGGGGCACGTCGTACGTCCAGGTGGCCGCCCTCGGGGAGCGCGCCATGGTCTGCCTCGACACCGGCCACCACGCGCCCGGCACGAACATCGAGTTCATCGTCGCCCAGCTGCTGCGGCTCGGGAAGCTCGGCTCCTTCGACTTCAACAGCCGCTTCTACGCCGACGACGACCTGATCGTCGGCGCGGCCGATCCCTTCCAGCTCTTCCGGATCATGGTCGAGGTGATCCGCGGCGGCGGGTTCGGGCCGGCCAACCCCGACGGGCAGAGCCAGGTCGCCTTCATGCTCGACCAGTGCCACAACATCGAGGACAAGATCCCCGGCCAGATCCGGTCGGTCCTCAACGTGCAGGAGATGACGGCACGGGCCCTGCTGCTCGACACCGACGCCCTGCGCGCGGCCCAGGAGGCGGGCGACGTGCTCGGCGCCAACGAGGTCCTCATGGACGCCTTCTACACCGACGTCCGCGCCGACCTCGCCGCCTGGCGCGAGGAGCGCGGACTGGCCGGCAACCCGCTGCGCGCCTACCTGGCGAGCGGCTACCAGCAGCAGATCGAGGCGGACCGCGTCGGCGGGACCCAGGCAGGATGGAACTGA
- a CDS encoding substrate-binding domain-containing protein, which translates to MPGRPARRRTSVTDVAAAAGVSLGTVSNVLNRPERVSAATRERVERAMVELGFVRNEGARALRAGQSRTIAYVMLDAGNPFFTDVAQGIEDAAEAADLSLFLCNSDNRPDREAKHLAHLQQQRVQGILVTPVDPGADVLDTIARHGTPLVIVDRIRHDGAFCSVAVDDVLGGRLAVEHLVDRGHRRVAFVGGPLSIGQVRDRYDGALAAWTDAGLPPEDLVVVPTRTLTVAEGRSAGEQLAALPGPRRPTAAFCANDLLALGLLQQSTGSGRRVPGELAIVGYDDIEFAAAAAVPLTSVRQPRQELGAMAADLVLDEATNPAHAHRQVTFTPELVARASTLG; encoded by the coding sequence GTGCCCGGACGACCCGCCCGGCGGCGTACGTCGGTCACGGACGTCGCCGCCGCCGCCGGCGTCTCCCTGGGCACCGTCTCGAACGTCCTGAACCGGCCCGAGCGCGTCAGCGCCGCCACCCGGGAGCGCGTCGAGCGAGCCATGGTCGAGCTCGGCTTCGTGCGCAACGAGGGCGCCCGGGCGCTGCGCGCCGGTCAGAGCCGCACGATCGCCTACGTCATGCTCGACGCCGGCAACCCGTTCTTCACCGACGTCGCCCAGGGCATCGAGGACGCCGCCGAGGCGGCCGACCTGTCGCTGTTCCTCTGCAACAGCGACAACCGGCCCGACCGCGAGGCCAAGCACCTCGCCCACCTCCAGCAGCAGCGGGTGCAGGGCATCCTGGTCACGCCCGTCGACCCCGGGGCCGACGTGCTCGACACCATCGCCCGGCACGGCACCCCGCTGGTGATCGTGGACCGGATCCGGCACGACGGGGCCTTCTGCTCGGTCGCCGTGGACGACGTGCTGGGCGGCCGCCTCGCGGTCGAGCACCTCGTCGACCGCGGGCACCGCCGGGTGGCCTTCGTCGGCGGCCCGCTGTCGATCGGGCAGGTGCGCGACCGGTACGACGGCGCGCTGGCGGCCTGGACCGACGCCGGCCTGCCGCCCGAGGACCTGGTGGTCGTCCCCACCCGCACGCTGACCGTGGCGGAGGGTCGCTCCGCGGGCGAGCAGCTGGCCGCCCTGCCCGGACCCCGCCGCCCGACGGCGGCGTTCTGCGCGAACGACCTGCTCGCGCTCGGCCTGCTCCAGCAGTCGACCGGGTCGGGCCGCCGGGTCCCGGGCGAGCTCGCGATCGTCGGCTACGACGACATCGAGTTCGCGGCGGCCGCGGCCGTCCCGCTCACCTCGGTCCGCCAGCCCCGCCAGGAGCTCGGCGCGATGGCCGCCGACCTGGTGCTCGACGAGGCCACCAACCCGGCCCACGCGCACCGGCAGGTCACCTTCACCCCCGAGCTCGTCGCCCGGGCGTCGACGCTGGGGTGA